The sequence AAGCGATATCATCGGTATTAAATTTGGTTCATTATTTGATGCAACTCAAACAATGGTTTCTCCAATGGATAACGGTTGCACTCAAGTTCAAGTTGTTTCATGGTATGACAATGAAAACAGCTACACTAGCCAAATGGTTCGTACAATCAAATACTTTGCAGAACTTGCATAATTATTAAATAATTAAGGTCCGGCCGTGTTGGGCCGGACCATTTTTTTAGGAGGAAGAGAAATGCTAAACAAAAAAAGCATTAGAGACATTGATGTAAATGGTAAAAAAGTTTTTATCCGTGTAGATTATAATGTACCAATGGATGAAAACCAAAACATTACTAATGATAAAAGAATTGTTGCTACATTACCTACTTTAAATTATTTATTGGAAAATAATGCGGCACTTATTATTGCGTGTCATTTAGGTCGTCCAAAAGGTGAAAGAGTTCCTGAGTTTTCAGTTGCTCCGGTTGCTAAAAAATTAGGCGAAATCATGGGCAAAGAAGTTAAATTTGCATCTGATTGTGTTGGTCCGGAAGCTGAAAAAATGGCTGCAGACTTAAAGCCTGGCGAAATTTTAGTATTAGAAAATCTTCGTTATCATAAGGAAGAAGAAAAAAATGATCCTAAATTTGCTGAGCAATTAGCTAAATTAGCTGATATTGTAGTAAATGATGCTTTTGGTGTTTCGCATAGAGCCCATGCTTCAGTAGAAGGAATTACAAAATTCATTCCTGCTGTTGCTGGTTTCTTAATGGAAAACGAAATTAAATTCGTTGGACAAGCGGTTGCTAATCCTGTTAGACCATTCGTTGCGATTATTGGTGGAGCTAAAGTTTCTGATAAAATTGGTGTAATCTCCAACTTGTTAGAAAAAGTTGACACTTTGATCATTGGTGGCGGCATGGCGAATACTTTTGTTGCTGCTCAAGGCTTCAATACAGGAAAATCTTTAGTGGAAGCTGATAAATTAGAACTTGCACGCGAGCTAATTGAAAAAGCAAAAGCGACTAAGGTTAATTTATTATTACCAACTGATATGGTTATTGCTGATAAATTTGCTGCTGATGCACAAACAGCAGTAGTTGGCTTAGATGGTATTAAAGATGAGTGGATGGCACTTGATATCGGACCTGAAACTGCAAAAACTTATGCTAAATCTTTAGTTGATGCGAAAACTGTAGTGTGGAACGGACCAATGGGCGTATTTGAAATCGATGCTTTTGCTAAAGGTACTGAAGCTGTTGCAAAAGCTGTTGCCGATTCAAGCGCAACTAGTATTGTTGGTGGTGGCGATTCTATTGCTGCCCTTAAAAAGACTGGTCTTTCTGATAAAATTTCTCATATTTCCACAGGTGGCGGAGCTTCCTTGGAATTCTTAGAAGGTAAAGTATTACCTGGTATTGCAGCACTTGCTGATAAATAATTTAATAGGTTTAGATGCTTAGTATCTAAACCTATATTTATAATTTTAAAAATAAATATAAATTTTAGGGGGATTTTATAATGCGTAAACCAATAATTGCTGGTAACTGGAAAATGCACAATACAATGGCTGAGGCTAAAACTTTAGTTAAAGATTTAGCGGCATTAGTAGCTGATGCTCAAGCGGAAGTAGTAGTATGCGCGCCTTTCACTGCTCTTGCAGCAGCTAAAGAAGCAGCTCAAGGTACTAACGTTAAAGTTGGAGCACAAAATATTCATTGGGAAGCTAAAGGTGCTTTTACTGGTGAAATTTCTGCTGCGATGTTAAAAGAAATCGGCGTAGAATATGTTGTAGTTGGTCACAGCGAACGTCGTCAATACTTTGCTGAAACTGATGAAACTGTAAATAAAAGAACTAAAGCGGCATTAGCGGCTGGAATTATTCCAATCGTATGTTGTGGTGAAACATTAGAAGAGCGTGAAGCTAATATCACTGAAAAAATCGTTGGCGATCAAGTTAAAGCTGATTTAGCTGATTTAACAGCTGCAGAAGTTGCAAGCTTAGTAATTGCTTACGAACCAGTTTGGGCTATTGGTACAGGTAAAACTGCTACTGATGAT comes from Negativicutes bacterium and encodes:
- a CDS encoding phosphoglycerate kinase, whose protein sequence is MLNKKSIRDIDVNGKKVFIRVDYNVPMDENQNITNDKRIVATLPTLNYLLENNAALIIACHLGRPKGERVPEFSVAPVAKKLGEIMGKEVKFASDCVGPEAEKMAADLKPGEILVLENLRYHKEEEKNDPKFAEQLAKLADIVVNDAFGVSHRAHASVEGITKFIPAVAGFLMENEIKFVGQAVANPVRPFVAIIGGAKVSDKIGVISNLLEKVDTLIIGGGMANTFVAAQGFNTGKSLVEADKLELARELIEKAKATKVNLLLPTDMVIADKFAADAQTAVVGLDGIKDEWMALDIGPETAKTYAKSLVDAKTVVWNGPMGVFEIDAFAKGTEAVAKAVADSSATSIVGGGDSIAALKKTGLSDKISHISTGGGASLEFLEGKVLPGIAALADK
- a CDS encoding triose-phosphate isomerase, which produces MRKPIIAGNWKMHNTMAEAKTLVKDLAALVADAQAEVVVCAPFTALAAAKEAAQGTNVKVGAQNIHWEAKGAFTGEISAAMLKEIGVEYVVVGHSERRQYFAETDETVNKRTKAALAAGIIPIVCCGETLEEREANITEKIVGDQVKADLADLTAAEVASLVIAYEPVWAIGTGKTATDDQANEVCTFIRKTIADLFGQEAADKVRIQYGGSVKPATISNLMAKSDIDGALVGGASLKAEDFSQIVKF